The genomic DNA CCAATGTGTCAAAGCCCGCTTTAACTCAAGCCAAACAACTTGTTAGTCAGAATAAAGTGTCGCTTAGCATGTGCGATAGCGAGGATGTGCTGTATACCGTGGTGACAGCAGGATGTGGTGGGCGCGAGGTGGAAGTGTGCATTGCTCAGACCCATACTCGCTTTGAGTATATTAAGGATCAAGGCAAGCTTATTTATCAAGCCGAAGCGCTAAGCACGGTGTCCCAGCAACAGGTAATACCGCCTGAATTAAACTTAGCCGACATCCTAGTGTTTGTTGAGCAAGTTCCGCTAGCGCAAATTGCTTTTATTGGTCGCGCTGCCGAGCTTAATCGTCAGCTCGCCGAAGAGGGCTTAAGTGGCCACTATGGGCTGGCCTTAGGCGCGAGCCTACAAGCGCAAGTGGCTAAGGGTTTATTAAGCGATGATTTAATGACTAAAGCGATGAGCTTGGGCGCCGCCGCTTCCGATGCCCGCATGGGCGGGGCGATGTTAGCTGCGATGAGCAATTCGGGCAGTGGTAATCAGGGCATTGCCGCTACCATGCCGATACTGGCCTATGCGGAATTAAAAACGTTGAGCGAGGAGCAACAGTTAAGGGCGCTAATGCTCAGCCATTTGGTGGCGATTTATGTAAAGTCGCAGCAAAACAAACTGTCGGCCTTATGCGCTGCTACCACCGCATCAATGGGGGCTTGCGCTGCGCTAACTTGGCTCATGGGCGGTGACTTGGCCGCCATTCACCGAGCGATTAACGCTATGGTGGCCGATGTGTCGGGAGTATTTTGTGACGGGGCCAAGGCCGGTTGTGCTATGAAGGTCTCTACCGGCGCTAGTAGTGCAGTGAAGTCGGCAATTTTAGCGATAGCGGGGCATGAGGTGTCGGCGCAGCAAGGCATAGTATTTGAGTCTGCCGATGCCAGTATCGCAAGGCTAGGGCAACTGTCTAAAACCGCGATGTTAGCCACCGATCAAGCGATAATTGCCACCATGCAAGCTAAACAAAATCAGCTATTGAGTTAAGCCGCTGGCTTACCCCTTGTTATGGCTTGGGCTGTTGTTTGAATACTCGCTGCAACTCTGCCATACCTAGGGCAACTTTCTCTTTTTCGTTGGGGTTCATCTTCTGCACCAAACTTAGCTCAAAGGGGTAGTGCAGTTGCTCTGGTTTGATCAAGCGGATCTGTTGGCTTTGTAAGTAGGGTTTTAGCTCACTCTTAGGCAGGTAGCCGATAAATGCACCAGATAAAATCAGCGCGACTCGGCTATCAAACTGGTAACCCTTGGCGCCAAAATTAAGTTGGGCTAATAGGTCTCGCCCCATTGGATTAAGCTCGATGCCTGGATGGATCGCCGAATACTGCGCTAGCAGTTTGCCATCGATGTCTTGGTCGTTCACATGATAAAGCTCGGAGCTTTGCGCTACCGATAAATACAGCTGCTCACTAAATACCACCTCACTGATCAAGCCGTCGATTTTCCTATAGGCCGGATAAAAGCCAATATGGGCGCGGTTATTGATGAGCGCCGCCTCGATATTGGCCACGGTTTCCATATTTAAAAAGATACACAAGCGCGGCGCTTGTTGCTTAATGGCCGCCACCGCGCGGCCAATATTGTGAATGCTATGTTGGTCGAGTAGGTCGGAATACAAGATAACCAGTTCGCCGCTTAAGGTTTTGCCTAGGTTATCCACTAAGCTGCCAAACTCCTGAATTGAAGAAAACAGCTTCAAACAGGCTTGATAAACCACCTGACCTCGCTCTGTTAGGGCAAAGCCGCTGCGGCCCCGTACGCATAACTTAATATTCATGCGACTTTCCAGGCTGGCCATGTGCACACTAATAGTAGAGCGGGTAATACCAAGGCTGCTCTCGGCAGCGGCAAAGCCACCATGTTCTACCACCGCTTTAAATACTCGAAGTAATCGAAGATCGTATTCACTGAGCTGCTTAGTATTGCTGGGATCTAACATAGTTTTATCTACTTCAAACTAAAGTTTTATTGTTTGATATTTAACATCGTTTTATTTTGATATTCAATGACTATTACCTGCAATTCAGCCAGTAAATGAGTGACAAGCAATGGAAGCGATAAACAACGTAAACTTGGTAAAAACCCAGTCTTATATTAATGGCCAGTGGTATGCCTCTGAAGAAAAATTCAGTGTGTCTAACCCAGCCAATCAACAAGTTATTGCCACCCTAGATGATGCCGGTTGTGCTGGTGTAGCCAGCGCCATTGCCGCGGCAAAGAGTGCTTTTAAGTCATGGTCGGCCACCTCGGCCAATGAGCGCGCCAAATTGCTGCGCCGTTGGTATGAATTGATGATGGAACATCAAGACGATTTAGCCAGCATATTGACTCAAGAACAGGGTAAACCCTTGGCCGAAGCCAAAGGCGAAATTGCCTATGGTGCGGCTTTTTTAGAATGGTTTGCTGAAGAAGCCAAGCGGGTTTATGGCGATACTATTCCTGCCCCTAGCGGCGATAAGCGCATTGTGGTGGTAAAGCAGCCGGTTGGGGTGGTGGCTGCGGTTACGCCGTGGAACTTCCCTAATGCGATGATTGCGCGTAAAGCGGCCGCCGCACTGGCCGCCGGTTGTACCTTTGTGGTGCGCCCCGCTCAGTTAACCCCACTATCAGCCTTAGCCATGGCCGAACTAGCGGAACAGGCGGGCATTCCTGCCGGCGTATTTAACGTGGTAGTGGGCGAAGACTCGCGTGGCATGGGTAAGCTGCTGACCGAGAGCCCCGATGTCGCCAAATTCACCTTTACCGGTTCAACTGCAGTGGGTAAACAGCTTATCGCTCAGTGTGCTTCTACGGTTAAAAAAGTCTCTATGGAGCTGGGCGGCAATGCGCCATTTATTGTATTTGATGATGCCGACTTAGACGCCGCCGTACAGGGAGCCATTGCCTCTAAGTACCGTAATGCTGGACAAACTTGTGTTTGTGCCAACCGTTTCTTGGTGCAAAAAGGGGTTTACCAAGCCTTTAGCGAAAAGCTTGCCAAGGCGGTGGCCGAGCTAAAAATGGGCGACGGCCTAGCCGAAGGGGTAGCGATTGGTCCAATGATTAGCGAACAAGCCAAGCACGATGTTGACAAACTGGTTAAGGCCTCGGTCGAGCAAGGTGCCAGCGTATTATGTGGTGGCGAAGCCGACGCAGCAGGCTCGCAGTTTTACCAGGCCACCATTATGACTGGGGTTACCAACGACATGCCGATTGCCAAAAACGAAATTTTTGGTCCAGTGGCCCCGCTGATTATGTTTGACGACGAACAGCAAGCGCTGGCCATGGCCAATGATACAGAATATGGCTTAGCCGCGTATTTTTATACCCGCGATATTGGCCGGGTATGGCGAGTCGCAGAAGGGCTCGAATACGGCATGGTGGGTATCAATGAAGGCATTATTTCTAATGCTGCAGCGCCCTTTGGTGGGGTAAAACAATCCGGTAATGGCCGCGAAGGCTCTCACTATGGCCTAGACGATTACACCGAAATTAAATATTTGTGCATGGGCGGCTTAAGCGCTTAATTCAAGGAAGACGATGATGACAAACCAACAATTGCAACAAAGAAAACAAGCCGTTATCGCACGGGGTCAAGGCAATATCTACCCTGTGTATGTGGAGCGGGCGCTAAACTCTGAAATTTGGGATGTAGAAGGCAAACGCTACATCGATTTTGGTACTGGCATTGCGGTATGTAATACCGGCCACAGTCACCCCAAAGTGGTGGAAGCGGTAAAACAGCAGCTTGATAAATTTAGCCATACCTGTGTGATGGTTAATCCCTATGAAAGTGCGGTGGCGCTAGCCGAAAAGTTAGTCAAACTGGCGCCGGGAGAAAGCGAGAAGAAAGCCATTTTTGTTACCACTGGTGCAGAGGCGGTGGAAAACGCGGTAAAAATTGCGCGGGCAAAAACGGGACGTCGCGGCGTGATTGCCTTTAATGGTGGTTTCCATGGGCGAACTAACCTCACCATGGCCTTAACTGGCAAAATCAGTCCTTATAAACATTTGTTTGGCCCCTTTGCTGGCGAAATCTACCATGTGCCTTTCCCAATGCTGGCCCATGGCGTGAGCTGTGAACAAAGCCTGAAAGCCATACAAAATTTATTTAAAGTGGATATTGCACCGCAAGATGTAGCAGCCATGATCATTGAGCCCATTCAGGGTGAAGGCGGCTTTTATCCCGCACCAGCGAGTTTCTTGCAAGCACTGCGCGACTTGTGTGATGAACACGGCATTGCCTTGATAGTTGATGAAATTCAAAGTGGTTTTGGTCGCACCGGTAAAATGTTCTGCCATGAAGATGCGGGTATTGAAGCTGACTTGATCACCATGGCTAAAGGCATTGCTGGCGGCTTCCCTCTATCGGCGGTAGTGGGTAAAAGCGAATTTATGGACGCGCCATTACCGGGCGGATTGGGCGGCACTTACGGTGGCTCGCCTATTGCCTGCGCCGCGGCTTTGGCGGTGCTGGACCAAATCGAGCAACAGCAGTTAGTGGCACGCGCCCAGCACATTGGCGAGCGTTTCGAGCACTACCTTGGCCAGCTTAAAGGTGATTTCCCGCAGCACATTAGTGAAGTGCGTATCGCCGGTGCGATGATCGCCATCGAGTTATGTAAAGACGGTGACCCAGAGCAAGCCAATACCCAGCTTACTCAAGCGCTGATTGCTAATGCACCGGACTACGGTTTGGTATTGTTGGCTTGTGGCTTCTACGGCAACGTATTGCGTTTCTTACCTGCTTTAACCATCGAAGATGAAATCCTTGATGAGGGCATGCAGCAATTCGCCAAGATGTTTGCAGCCTTAGCTCAGTAACTTAAAGTACGCGTTGATAACGGGCCTTTTGGCCCGTTTTTTTGTGCTTAAAAGCTATACAAGCTAAAGTGGCTTCGATATGTTGTTAGCTAAGGTTATGATTAACAGCCATCTTTTCTGTTAAACTCGCGCCTCGAAAATAGTCACAAGTGTAAATTTAGGAAGTGCAATGTCGAGCCCTCTTCGCAATAGTCCCCAATCCATCTTAACCATGCTTCGTTGGTTGCTGTTGTTGATCCCCCTAGCTTTGGTTGTGGGCTCATTAAATGCGTTATTTCTTTATCTATTAGAATGGGCCAGCGATACCCGCGCCCTTAAGCCGTATTTATTGTATTTTTTGCCCTTAGCTGGCGTATTAGTGGTGTTTATTTATCGCCGTTTTGGCAAGAATGCCGAGGCCGGCAATAACCTGATCATCGATGAAATCCATCAGCCGGGGGCGGGCATTCCTGCGCGAATGGCGCCTTTAGTATTGCTATCTACGGTGGTGACTCACCTATTTGGCGGCTCGGCGGGGCGCGAAGGCACCGCAGTGCAAATTGGTGGAGCCTGCAGTGCCGCCTATGGGCGTTTTTTTAAGTTAAGCGGCCACGATTACCAAATTTTGCTTAGCGCCGGTGTGGCGGCCGGTTTTGCCGCGCTATTTAGTACCCCCTTGGCAGCAACGGTATTTGCCTTGGAAGTACTGGCGGTAGGGCGGATCCGCTTTGATTCGGTGATCCCTGCCTTATTTGCGGCGATTCTTGCCGATTTAGTGTGTACCGCTTGGGGCACCCCGCATACTCAATATAAAGTGGATTTCCTCGAACATGTGATGTTATTTCACCATTTAGTCCATGTTGATTTGCTGTTATTAGGCAAAGTGCTGTTGGCCTCGATTGCCTTTGGTATTGCTGGATTTTTGTTTGGCGAAACCACCTTCATCTTTAAAGATCTATTTAAACATACTCTAAAAAATCCTTACCTTATCGCGGTGGTGGGCGGCCTAATTGTGATTGCCATTGTCAGTTTGATTGGTCATCAGGATTACGTAGGTTTGGGGGTGAACGCTTATCGCGAGGGCGGGGTGAGTATTATTAGTGCCTTTAGTGAAGGTGGAGCCGAATGGTATAGCTGGATACTGAAATTACTACTTACCGCCATCACCTTGGCGGCCGGCTTTAAAGGGGGTGAAGTCACGCCACTGTTTTTTATTGGTGCCACTTTGGGTAACTTCCTTGCTTGGGTGATGGGCGCGCCGGTGG from Agarivorans gilvus includes the following:
- a CDS encoding serine dehydratase subunit alpha family protein, translating into MAAALGATGGDADMGLQVLANVSKPALTQAKQLVSQNKVSLSMCDSEDVLYTVVTAGCGGREVEVCIAQTHTRFEYIKDQGKLIYQAEALSTVSQQQVIPPELNLADILVFVEQVPLAQIAFIGRAAELNRQLAEEGLSGHYGLALGASLQAQVAKGLLSDDLMTKAMSLGAAASDARMGGAMLAAMSNSGSGNQGIAATMPILAYAELKTLSEEQQLRALMLSHLVAIYVKSQQNKLSALCAATTASMGACAALTWLMGGDLAAIHRAINAMVADVSGVFCDGAKAGCAMKVSTGASSAVKSAILAIAGHEVSAQQGIVFESADASIARLGQLSKTAMLATDQAIIATMQAKQNQLLS
- a CDS encoding LysR family transcriptional regulator, whose translation is MLDPSNTKQLSEYDLRLLRVFKAVVEHGGFAAAESSLGITRSTISVHMASLESRMNIKLCVRGRSGFALTERGQVVYQACLKLFSSIQEFGSLVDNLGKTLSGELVILYSDLLDQHSIHNIGRAVAAIKQQAPRLCIFLNMETVANIEAALINNRAHIGFYPAYRKIDGLISEVVFSEQLYLSVAQSSELYHVNDQDIDGKLLAQYSAIHPGIELNPMGRDLLAQLNFGAKGYQFDSRVALILSGAFIGYLPKSELKPYLQSQQIRLIKPEQLHYPFELSLVQKMNPNEKEKVALGMAELQRVFKQQPKP
- a CDS encoding NAD-dependent succinate-semialdehyde dehydrogenase, giving the protein MEAINNVNLVKTQSYINGQWYASEEKFSVSNPANQQVIATLDDAGCAGVASAIAAAKSAFKSWSATSANERAKLLRRWYELMMEHQDDLASILTQEQGKPLAEAKGEIAYGAAFLEWFAEEAKRVYGDTIPAPSGDKRIVVVKQPVGVVAAVTPWNFPNAMIARKAAAALAAGCTFVVRPAQLTPLSALAMAELAEQAGIPAGVFNVVVGEDSRGMGKLLTESPDVAKFTFTGSTAVGKQLIAQCASTVKKVSMELGGNAPFIVFDDADLDAAVQGAIASKYRNAGQTCVCANRFLVQKGVYQAFSEKLAKAVAELKMGDGLAEGVAIGPMISEQAKHDVDKLVKASVEQGASVLCGGEADAAGSQFYQATIMTGVTNDMPIAKNEIFGPVAPLIMFDDEQQALAMANDTEYGLAAYFYTRDIGRVWRVAEGLEYGMVGINEGIISNAAAPFGGVKQSGNGREGSHYGLDDYTEIKYLCMGGLSA
- the gabT gene encoding 4-aminobutyrate--2-oxoglutarate transaminase, whose translation is MTNQQLQQRKQAVIARGQGNIYPVYVERALNSEIWDVEGKRYIDFGTGIAVCNTGHSHPKVVEAVKQQLDKFSHTCVMVNPYESAVALAEKLVKLAPGESEKKAIFVTTGAEAVENAVKIARAKTGRRGVIAFNGGFHGRTNLTMALTGKISPYKHLFGPFAGEIYHVPFPMLAHGVSCEQSLKAIQNLFKVDIAPQDVAAMIIEPIQGEGGFYPAPASFLQALRDLCDEHGIALIVDEIQSGFGRTGKMFCHEDAGIEADLITMAKGIAGGFPLSAVVGKSEFMDAPLPGGLGGTYGGSPIACAAALAVLDQIEQQQLVARAQHIGERFEHYLGQLKGDFPQHISEVRIAGAMIAIELCKDGDPEQANTQLTQALIANAPDYGLVLLACGFYGNVLRFLPALTIEDEILDEGMQQFAKMFAALAQ
- a CDS encoding voltage-gated chloride channel family protein, which encodes MSSPLRNSPQSILTMLRWLLLLIPLALVVGSLNALFLYLLEWASDTRALKPYLLYFLPLAGVLVVFIYRRFGKNAEAGNNLIIDEIHQPGAGIPARMAPLVLLSTVVTHLFGGSAGREGTAVQIGGACSAAYGRFFKLSGHDYQILLSAGVAAGFAALFSTPLAATVFALEVLAVGRIRFDSVIPALFAAILADLVCTAWGTPHTQYKVDFLEHVMLFHHLVHVDLLLLGKVLLASIAFGIAGFLFGETTFIFKDLFKHTLKNPYLIAVVGGLIVIAIVSLIGHQDYVGLGVNAYREGGVSIISAFSEGGAEWYSWILKLLLTAITLAAGFKGGEVTPLFFIGATLGNFLAWVMGAPVDLFAALGFIAVFAAATNTPLACTIMGVELFGSEHLLYFAVACFVAYFFSGHTGIYSSQRIAVPKSSNLATHEATLGEIRAANSRFVAWLNKRTQQK